One Vallitalea pronyensis genomic region harbors:
- a CDS encoding ankyrin repeat domain-containing protein, which translates to MNNKKDIFNAISSGKIDRVKKYLESGLNVNEGDEKGYTLLHWAAQEGYIQLAELLVEKGADISKRDKDGFFPLEIACTNGQLGIVQLLIDNGCDLSLDRCNYTPLHAAAATGGYKIAELLIEKGLDVNKHDYGGYTPIHWATQERHLDLIKLLFKAGGDLERKDENGATPLYIAASEGYIEIVEYLISHDIQIDPMDDYCCTPLTIASCYNHLDVIRLLLENKANIESLDDEGKTPLYHAVALGNMEVVKLLINNGANINVEDMEGKNIRDVIPRKNRHKILSLLSSR; encoded by the coding sequence ATGAATAACAAAAAAGATATTTTTAATGCAATATCTAGTGGAAAAATAGACAGAGTAAAAAAATACTTAGAATCAGGCCTCAATGTAAATGAAGGAGATGAAAAAGGTTATACCCTTTTACATTGGGCTGCTCAAGAAGGATATATTCAACTAGCAGAGCTGTTAGTAGAAAAAGGTGCAGATATAAGCAAAAGAGATAAAGATGGTTTCTTTCCCCTTGAGATAGCTTGTACAAATGGGCAGCTTGGAATTGTTCAATTATTAATCGACAATGGTTGTGATTTAAGTTTAGATAGGTGTAATTATACACCTCTTCACGCAGCTGCAGCTACAGGAGGATATAAAATAGCAGAATTATTAATAGAAAAAGGTTTAGACGTTAACAAACACGACTATGGAGGCTACACCCCAATTCATTGGGCTACTCAAGAACGACATTTGGATTTAATTAAATTATTGTTTAAAGCGGGAGGAGACTTAGAAAGAAAAGATGAAAATGGTGCAACGCCTCTATATATTGCTGCAAGTGAAGGGTATATTGAAATAGTTGAGTATCTCATTAGTCATGATATACAAATTGACCCAATGGATGATTATTGCTGTACGCCATTAACCATTGCTTCCTGTTATAACCACCTAGATGTGATTAGGTTGTTGTTAGAGAATAAAGCGAATATAGAAAGTTTGGATGATGAAGGAAAAACGCCTTTATATCATGCTGTCGCTCTTGGAAATATGGAAGTAGTAAAACTACTAATAAATAATGGCGCAAACATTAATGTAGAAGATATGGAAGGTAAGAATATAAGAGATGTAATTCCAAGAAAAAATAGACATAAAATCTTGTCATTATTGAGCTCAAGATAA
- a CDS encoding DNRLRE domain-containing protein, with protein sequence MKHKSTRTILSIVLMIALLVSIIVPSNTAYAETSPDQVFYDIPEKVQTISDDVSFSTSNGTQKELTQFRTRKSKRYINADGSFTEKIYAHPVNYKDKKTGKWQPIQSNLKAEKDAFKNIANEFDISLHKHANGFVTYSEEGSSLSFRPTFASSVKGSVQDNVMTFEEVTTATDMTYAVTPYGLKETLILKSKDAPTLYTYEIKLKDLTYVVQDDGSVIFSKPGNHEPLFTFEKPFLLDDNFAMSTNVSYQFREEKGSKIYMDLIGDVEWLQSPERVYPIIFDPTINTLDVDALSQDTLLSSSNPNTNYDMWAHFYVGLGSTLGTCRSLLWFNLPAIPSGAVISNASLNVLNTQVYVTSQTPVLEVHRVTSDWTANTVTWQSKPSTGSIDGSITMTNTAGPHQVTIPITGLVNDWYSGTQDNYGLQLQYSNESLASREFLASNDVLNPTNHPSLTIDYTIDGLGQQSYWTFDGSVNMANGNLVYEDRDIDFPGRGVDVTLDRTYNSRSTASGVFGYGWYSVMDMRLYIPAKGPAKLIEANGSTHFFSQNTDSSYNSPPGMYWQLSGNQASATITTSDKMQYTFTDSKLTQIKDPANNTLTLVYTNDQVTGIKDNADNTITLTYLSGRIATATDPANRTWLYDYDGNGNLIKVTTPDSKLVQYRYDQDHNLIATISPKGDTTYIIYTGTDRVASINPVNAVTNGNFEVDANGNGIPDYFYIWTGQTGQESIDSSSGSAYGKAFKINTSSANTYFYTVYLSDPIPVDATQTYTLSSYLKAQQNSGTLTTVISLLAYDENDISLGEFARIEPTGTFDWNRYEKSEALPSNTDRVRIKFGATVASGSGSSWWDGIQLETGTTASDLVIGMQYTSNYATSQSATYDGEGRKKMYTFNDYQNVTKIQQDPVGLNLTDNFVWDTDMVDGTNIPNALRSQQDPKGYEWKYAYNPSTGNVEKVTDPKNGEQTFQWDSASNLTKYTGVNNDIYNMTYDDKKNNMTTRDPYTTNISSAKRFDQYNNVIEATTPISLADNLLDNSSFEGNDVGGLPENYSFDTGEPDTWSVVSTDSKFGNKSFKLDASTSNNSFYTLMLSDAITVENVDYVLSGYLKNTQASGTQLTVLSVYTYNNADQLLGEVGRINLEGNISDWQRWSTAINQADLPSGTSKIRVKLGASNSTGTGESYFDAILIQKNPVDTPYNLIDNSSFERGATWPTNWVQAPGGTSSWETTQVYDGSKAVSISNSPAWSGISIVDYISYNPQKKYNLSAFIKTQDLTADVAHIKVEFYDINKIYLGQVESEVLGGTHDWRRLSIDITENAGPTGTVYFRPVLMSGDANGTVYFDNVRLQEGNYVTKYGYNTSNTWVEKRTDSFKNSSTYTYDLAGNIVSITDPLSNVIEFDYWSNSDKLKWVKPSGNDLKIIYDYDNNGNIRSIKNTDPSETTFYNETIFTYNNLDLISSSTDPLNQKTIYNYSPTGGLIEIIKPENKISYDYNDVNLLSNTYLNDSLRYQFSYDKNGNVETINDVLENRTWTATHDNFNQLSSWDDGKGKIDYIINNVGNITQKKLTVGVVTKTENITYNKVNQPATLIDASQKINRFIFNENGHLSTLHSGNDTNQRIDYDSMERLTDVQNKTNTGQVLSSFKYDYRADDYVTKVTDHNSQELTFTYTAKGELKTELLPNGNTIIYTYDPRGNMTKRDEKQSDGTIINTTTFDYDAANQLIKINGLSITSHDGNGNMTSDGTYNYTWSSADRLIQVNKVSDNSLVATYKYDNIGRRVYANTNEQEIYFLYDGYSNNVIAEIDEAGLLKKHYTWSPTGQLLCLTVDGITYYTVLNGHGDIVQLTDINGSVVAEYTYDAWGNILSESGSAASLNPYRYAGYRYDVTTGLYYLIDRYYSPAIGRFLSRDRILSNNIYVYCDNNPINSKDPDGLFGVPALVGGVTIGGSGIGTTIIGGLAAIGPAGWTLLAIGAIGTTIASGIIYSKSKSPKNKRIKKRRKNPSISNKVRSKNPPAKRNYSKSKKDAYQKAKKAGKGKEPIHHPHGNHGPHYHPDVKTPKHWTPKAPNPHDHFNYPRY encoded by the coding sequence GTGAAACACAAAAGTACAAGAACCATTTTATCTATTGTTCTCATGATTGCTTTGCTTGTCTCAATTATTGTTCCATCTAATACTGCTTATGCAGAAACGTCACCAGATCAAGTTTTTTATGATATACCAGAAAAGGTCCAAACCATTTCGGATGATGTCTCATTTTCAACATCCAATGGTACACAAAAAGAGTTAACACAGTTTAGAACAAGAAAATCAAAACGCTATATTAATGCAGATGGCTCTTTTACAGAAAAGATCTATGCACACCCGGTTAACTATAAGGATAAGAAAACAGGAAAATGGCAGCCTATCCAGTCTAATTTAAAGGCGGAAAAAGATGCATTCAAGAACATAGCCAATGAATTTGATATTTCACTGCATAAACATGCTAATGGCTTTGTCACTTATTCAGAAGAGGGCTCCAGCTTATCCTTTCGCCCAACATTTGCTTCATCCGTTAAAGGAAGCGTTCAAGATAATGTGATGACATTTGAAGAGGTCACAACGGCTACAGATATGACGTATGCTGTTACACCCTATGGTTTAAAAGAAACCCTTATCTTAAAAAGTAAAGATGCACCAACCCTATATACTTATGAAATAAAATTAAAAGACTTAACTTATGTTGTACAGGATGATGGTTCCGTCATCTTTTCAAAACCAGGTAACCATGAACCTCTTTTTACTTTTGAAAAACCTTTTTTATTAGACGACAATTTTGCAATGTCAACCAATGTATCCTATCAATTTAGAGAAGAAAAAGGCTCAAAAATATACATGGATCTTATTGGGGATGTAGAATGGCTTCAATCCCCTGAACGTGTTTATCCCATTATATTTGATCCCACAATCAATACCCTTGATGTGGATGCTTTATCACAGGATACCTTGTTATCAAGCAGCAATCCTAACACCAATTATGACATGTGGGCACACTTTTATGTTGGACTAGGTTCTACACTGGGTACATGTCGTTCTTTATTATGGTTTAATTTACCTGCCATACCAAGTGGTGCAGTTATCTCCAATGCCAGTTTGAACGTATTAAATACTCAAGTGTATGTCACATCTCAGACCCCTGTACTGGAGGTTCACCGTGTCACTTCAGATTGGACTGCCAATACGGTTACATGGCAAAGTAAGCCATCAACTGGCAGTATAGATGGTTCAATCACCATGACCAATACAGCAGGTCCTCACCAAGTGACCATACCTATAACAGGACTTGTCAATGATTGGTATAGTGGCACACAGGATAATTATGGCCTTCAACTCCAATACAGTAATGAGAGCTTAGCTAGTAGAGAATTTCTTGCCAGTAATGATGTTCTAAATCCAACCAACCATCCAAGCTTAACCATTGATTATACCATTGATGGATTAGGTCAACAGTCTTACTGGACCTTTGATGGCTCAGTCAACATGGCCAATGGTAATCTGGTTTATGAAGATAGAGATATCGATTTTCCAGGGCGGGGTGTAGATGTTACACTGGATCGGACCTATAACAGCCGTTCAACAGCCAGTGGTGTTTTTGGTTATGGCTGGTATTCTGTAATGGATATGCGTCTTTATATACCTGCCAAAGGACCTGCAAAACTAATAGAAGCCAATGGCAGCACCCATTTCTTTTCTCAGAATACAGATAGCAGTTACAATTCACCACCGGGTATGTATTGGCAACTAAGTGGTAATCAAGCATCAGCGACCATTACTACATCCGATAAAATGCAATACACCTTTACAGACAGTAAACTCACCCAAATAAAAGATCCTGCAAACAATACCTTAACGCTGGTCTACACGAATGATCAAGTCACAGGCATAAAAGATAATGCAGATAATACCATAACACTCACCTATCTTAGTGGACGTATCGCCACTGCAACAGATCCAGCTAATCGAACATGGCTCTATGATTACGATGGAAACGGAAATCTTATAAAAGTCACAACTCCAGATAGTAAGCTTGTTCAATACCGCTATGATCAAGACCACAATCTCATAGCAACCATTTCTCCAAAAGGAGATACCACGTACATTATCTATACGGGTACAGACCGAGTAGCGTCAATAAATCCTGTTAATGCAGTAACTAACGGTAACTTTGAAGTAGACGCTAACGGCAATGGCATACCAGACTATTTCTATATTTGGACAGGTCAAACAGGACAAGAATCCATTGATTCAAGTTCAGGTTCAGCCTATGGAAAAGCATTTAAAATCAACACATCATCAGCAAATACGTATTTCTATACCGTCTATTTATCCGACCCAATTCCTGTTGACGCAACCCAAACTTATACACTTAGCAGTTATTTAAAAGCCCAGCAAAATTCAGGAACCCTCACCACGGTTATTTCACTTCTGGCTTATGATGAAAACGACATCAGTTTAGGTGAATTTGCACGTATAGAACCAACAGGAACATTTGATTGGAACCGATATGAAAAGTCAGAAGCACTACCTTCTAATACAGACAGAGTACGCATAAAATTCGGTGCCACAGTCGCCTCAGGTTCAGGGAGCAGCTGGTGGGATGGTATACAATTAGAAACAGGTACCACCGCTTCAGATCTTGTAATAGGTATGCAATACACTTCTAATTATGCCACATCACAATCCGCTACTTATGATGGTGAAGGCCGTAAAAAAATGTATACCTTTAACGACTACCAGAATGTCACCAAAATCCAGCAAGACCCAGTGGGCTTAAACCTAACAGATAACTTTGTCTGGGATACGGATATGGTAGACGGTACCAACATACCTAATGCATTGAGGTCCCAGCAAGACCCTAAAGGCTATGAATGGAAATATGCCTATAACCCCAGCACAGGAAATGTTGAAAAGGTAACTGATCCGAAAAATGGTGAACAAACCTTTCAATGGGATAGTGCATCCAACTTAACTAAATACACAGGGGTCAATAACGACATCTACAATATGACCTATGATGATAAAAAAAATAATATGACAACCCGTGACCCCTATACCACTAACATAAGCAGTGCTAAGCGATTTGACCAGTACAACAATGTTATTGAAGCAACAACGCCTATAAGCTTAGCTGATAATTTGCTTGATAACAGCAGTTTTGAAGGAAATGACGTTGGAGGATTGCCAGAGAACTATTCATTTGATACTGGAGAACCGGATACATGGAGTGTTGTTTCTACAGATAGTAAATTTGGCAACAAGTCCTTTAAATTAGACGCTTCAACTAGTAATAACTCATTCTACACCTTGATGCTCTCTGATGCCATTACTGTAGAAAACGTTGATTATGTCCTATCGGGCTATCTAAAAAACACGCAAGCCTCAGGCACACAACTGACTGTCCTTTCTGTTTATACCTACAATAATGCAGACCAACTACTAGGAGAAGTTGGACGTATTAATTTAGAAGGAAACATAAGTGACTGGCAGCGTTGGTCAACAGCCATCAATCAAGCCGACTTGCCCTCTGGTACAAGTAAAATAAGGGTTAAGCTAGGTGCATCAAATAGTACAGGTACAGGAGAATCTTATTTCGATGCAATACTCATACAGAAAAACCCTGTAGATACGCCCTATAATCTCATCGATAATTCCAGTTTTGAGAGAGGAGCTACATGGCCTACAAATTGGGTACAAGCACCAGGGGGTACAAGCTCTTGGGAAACGACACAAGTATATGATGGGAGCAAAGCAGTTTCTATCTCCAATTCGCCTGCTTGGTCAGGTATAAGTATTGTTGATTACATTTCATATAACCCACAAAAGAAATACAATTTATCAGCCTTTATAAAAACACAGGATTTAACAGCGGATGTAGCCCACATAAAAGTGGAGTTTTATGATATAAATAAAATCTATCTTGGTCAAGTAGAGTCCGAAGTTTTAGGTGGCACACATGACTGGAGAAGACTCAGTATTGATATTACAGAAAATGCGGGACCAACGGGTACTGTCTATTTTCGTCCGGTACTTATGAGTGGAGATGCTAATGGAACGGTATATTTTGATAATGTCAGATTACAGGAAGGCAATTATGTAACAAAATATGGTTATAATACATCCAATACTTGGGTGGAGAAGCGTACGGATTCATTTAAGAATTCATCAACATATACTTATGATTTAGCAGGTAATATCGTATCAATTACTGATCCATTGAGTAATGTTATCGAATTTGATTATTGGAGTAATTCTGATAAGCTTAAGTGGGTAAAGCCTTCGGGCAATGATTTGAAAATAATATATGATTATGATAATAATGGTAATATAAGGAGTATCAAGAATACTGATCCAAGTGAAACCACTTTTTATAATGAAACCATTTTTACTTATAATAATTTGGACCTTATCAGTTCTTCTACAGATCCTTTGAATCAAAAAACTATATATAATTATTCACCCACTGGAGGGCTTATAGAAATTATTAAACCTGAGAATAAGATTTCCTATGATTACAATGATGTTAACCTTTTATCGAACACTTACTTAAACGACTCACTTAGATATCAATTCAGTTATGATAAAAATGGAAATGTTGAGACTATAAATGATGTTTTGGAAAATCGTACTTGGACTGCTACCCATGATAATTTTAATCAATTGTCAAGTTGGGATGACGGAAAAGGTAAGATAGATTATATTATAAATAATGTTGGAAATATAACCCAAAAGAAGTTGACCGTAGGAGTTGTTACTAAGACTGAAAATATAACATATAATAAAGTCAACCAACCAGCTACTTTGATAGATGCTAGTCAAAAAATAAATCGATTTATATTTAATGAAAATGGTCATTTGTCTACTCTTCACTCAGGTAATGATACAAATCAACGTATTGATTATGATAGTATGGAACGATTAACTGATGTTCAAAACAAAACCAATACAGGTCAAGTATTATCAAGCTTTAAATACGATTATCGAGCAGATGACTATGTAACTAAAGTTACTGATCATAACAGTCAGGAACTAACTTTTACTTATACAGCTAAAGGTGAGCTAAAAACAGAGCTTCTACCAAATGGAAATACGATAATTTATACGTATGATCCTCGTGGTAATATGACTAAACGAGATGAAAAACAATCAGATGGTACTATCATCAATACTACAACTTTTGATTATGATGCAGCAAATCAACTCATAAAGATTAATGGTTTAAGTATTACCAGTCATGATGGTAATGGAAATATGACATCAGATGGTACATACAATTATACTTGGAGTTCGGCAGATAGGTTAATTCAAGTGAATAAAGTATCTGATAATTCACTAGTTGCAACTTATAAATATGATAATATTGGACGTCGTGTTTATGCCAATACCAATGAACAGGAAATTTACTTCCTATATGATGGTTATAGTAATAATGTAATAGCAGAAATTGATGAGGCAGGTTTGTTGAAAAAACACTATACTTGGAGTCCTACAGGACAATTACTATGCTTGACTGTGGATGGCATAACCTATTATACTGTACTAAACGGGCATGGTGACATTGTTCAGCTCACTGATATAAATGGTAGCGTCGTTGCAGAATATACTTATGATGCTTGGGGCAATATATTAAGTGAATCTGGTTCTGCTGCATCATTAAATCCTTATCGTTATGCAGGATATCGTTATGATGTAACAACTGGATTATATTATTTGATTGATCGATATTACTCTCCAGCTATTGGTAGATTCTTGAGCAGGGACCGTATCTTAAGTAATAATATATATGTTTATTGTGATAATAATCCTATAAATTCTAAGGATCCAGATGGATTATTTGGAGTACCTGCGTTAGTTGGTGGAGTTACAATAGGTGGTAGTGGTATTGGTACTACAATTATAGGGGGATTAGCTGCAATTGGTCCAGCTGGTTGGACGCTATTAGCTATTGGAGCTATAGGTACTACAATTGCATCTGGCATTATTTATTCAAAATCTAAAAGCCCTAAGAATAAACGAATTAAAAAAAGAAGAAAAAATCCTTCTATTAGTAATAAAGTAAGAAGTAAAAATCCTCCGGCTAAAAGAAATTATTCAAAATCAAAAAAAGATGCTTATCAAAAAGCAAAAAAAGCAGGAAAGGGAAAAGAACCGATACATCATCCTCATGGTAATCATGGTCCGCATTATCACCCTGACGTTAAAACACCTAAGCATTGGACACCAAAAGCCCCTAATCCTCATGATCATTTCAATTATCCTAGATATTAA
- a CDS encoding polysaccharide deacetylase family protein gives MVSGLHKGIIKKLGGAICIMLLVLLVVGCGEERNQPQEKEQMEEHKQPEEQDVKPDPNDELPEDDAENDTEKQDDQVVEEVTKPKEIDYQVVKPNELGHIMVIMYHGILDNYPYHVTEEQFLKDLQYMYEKGYRPISMRDYLDNHITVEAGYTPIVLTFDDGLESTFSMVEENGELVPKTGTAVEIMERFAKDYPEFGKEATFYINGGKIFDGAGTVEERLNWLVDNGYGLGNHTATHKHLGKSGVTSRDIMAELGKVDQLIKNAIPGYTVDSITYPFGARPKEALRAFIKEGEFDGNLYQYQVGFREGASGPYYPPLHTKFSPLNVARARGSEGEAQDMWWFFDYYEKHPEKKYISDGRADRVSILEGMEEYMNKEKLGDKELFTYKIESEE, from the coding sequence ATGGTGTCAGGGTTACATAAAGGTATAATAAAAAAATTAGGTGGAGCTATATGCATCATGCTCCTAGTGCTACTTGTTGTAGGCTGTGGTGAAGAAAGAAATCAGCCACAAGAAAAGGAGCAGATGGAAGAACATAAGCAACCAGAAGAACAGGATGTAAAACCAGATCCGAATGATGAGCTGCCTGAAGATGATGCAGAAAATGATACCGAAAAACAAGATGATCAAGTGGTTGAAGAAGTGACGAAGCCTAAGGAGATTGACTATCAAGTGGTGAAGCCTAATGAATTAGGCCATATAATGGTCATCATGTATCATGGCATTTTGGACAATTATCCTTACCATGTCACGGAAGAACAATTTTTAAAGGACTTACAATACATGTATGAAAAAGGATATCGCCCTATCTCCATGCGTGATTACCTAGATAATCATATTACAGTAGAGGCTGGGTATACGCCCATTGTACTGACTTTTGATGATGGCCTTGAATCCACTTTCTCCATGGTTGAAGAAAATGGAGAACTTGTTCCTAAAACAGGTACAGCTGTAGAAATCATGGAGCGTTTTGCTAAAGACTATCCTGAGTTTGGAAAAGAAGCCACATTCTATATTAACGGTGGTAAAATATTTGATGGGGCAGGTACCGTGGAAGAACGCTTAAATTGGTTAGTGGATAACGGTTATGGTCTTGGCAATCATACAGCTACCCATAAGCACTTAGGTAAGTCAGGTGTTACATCAAGGGATATCATGGCTGAGCTTGGCAAAGTAGACCAGTTAATAAAGAATGCCATACCCGGTTATACCGTTGATTCCATTACCTATCCTTTTGGTGCTAGACCCAAGGAAGCTTTACGTGCTTTTATTAAAGAGGGAGAGTTCGATGGCAACCTCTATCAGTACCAAGTAGGGTTTCGAGAAGGTGCCAGTGGACCTTATTATCCACCCCTTCACACAAAGTTTAGCCCATTGAATGTAGCACGAGCAAGAGGCTCTGAAGGTGAAGCACAAGATATGTGGTGGTTTTTTGACTATTATGAAAAGCATCCAGAGAAGAAGTATATCTCCGATGGTCGAGCAGACAGGGTATCCATATTGGAAGGTATGGAAGAATACATGAATAAAGAAAAATTAGGGGATAAGGAATTATTTACTTATAAGATAGAATCAGAGGAATAA
- a CDS encoding YegS/Rv2252/BmrU family lipid kinase: MRYVQLIYNPMSGNRDFPTYLDLFISIFQDAGYETKIHRSRSKEDVEAYITRNNLMDCQAIIVAGGDGSVNQVVNCMMKQRIYLPLGVIPAGTANDFASHIKMPLRYGECFEVMAKMHTRRVDVGQVNDKYFINVCCGGLFANISQNMDIEFKNTLGKLGYYIKGVQQLPRFRKIRYQIESTHQLLDDYFFLFLVLNGNSAGGFNKLGLDAQIDDGKMDFVGIKACSLNEMAVLFGKILIGDHLHDRNVVYFQDDQIAIKCVEGIERFHELDIDGEKGPNYPLNIRVRKQALEVICPPNTELSI; this comes from the coding sequence ATGAGATATGTTCAATTAATTTACAATCCTATGTCGGGTAATCGGGATTTTCCCACATATTTGGATTTATTTATTTCGATCTTTCAGGATGCAGGTTATGAAACCAAAATCCATCGAAGTCGAAGTAAAGAGGATGTGGAAGCATATATTACAAGAAATAATCTAATGGATTGTCAAGCCATCATTGTTGCAGGTGGAGACGGGTCAGTTAACCAAGTCGTTAACTGCATGATGAAACAGAGGATTTACTTACCATTAGGCGTAATACCTGCTGGAACAGCTAATGATTTCGCATCCCATATAAAGATGCCTTTGCGCTATGGGGAATGTTTTGAAGTCATGGCTAAGATGCATACAAGACGGGTGGATGTTGGTCAGGTGAATGACAAGTATTTTATCAATGTCTGCTGTGGCGGTCTTTTTGCCAATATATCCCAAAACATGGATATTGAGTTTAAAAATACACTTGGAAAGCTTGGGTACTATATTAAGGGTGTACAACAGCTCCCACGTTTTAGAAAGATTCGCTATCAAATAGAAAGCACACATCAGCTTCTGGATGACTATTTTTTTCTATTCTTAGTCCTTAACGGAAATAGCGCAGGAGGTTTTAACAAGTTAGGTCTTGACGCTCAGATTGATGATGGCAAGATGGATTTTGTGGGCATCAAAGCCTGTTCATTGAACGAAATGGCTGTGTTATTTGGTAAGATTCTGATTGGTGACCACTTGCACGATAGGAACGTGGTCTATTTTCAAGATGATCAAATAGCCATTAAGTGTGTAGAAGGGATAGAACGTTTTCACGAGTTGGATATAGATGGGGAAAAAGGACCTAATTATCCATTAAATATCCGAGTTAGAAAACAGGCTTTAGAGGTTATCTGTCCGCCTAATACGGAGCTTAGCATATAA
- a CDS encoding winged helix-turn-helix domain-containing protein produces MKKLIELTERDQIKAYMDPYRLDILETFYKQNKPLTVKLVADALGETPAKVHYHVKKLEKNGILVLVFTKEINGILAKYYEPTAENFVMRNRDKKLDSQMNMYLRNNIESVLDKEFNETKNLFIKSLRECPEGERFEGHFASERVYLTQEEVKEINEFLHRFSRVDETLKEDKNRKEYQFLYTILEILDGIDDQEDE; encoded by the coding sequence GTGAAAAAGCTTATTGAATTGACAGAGCGTGATCAGATAAAAGCCTACATGGACCCATATCGTTTAGACATACTTGAGACTTTTTATAAACAGAATAAGCCTTTGACAGTTAAATTAGTTGCTGATGCGTTAGGTGAAACACCAGCTAAGGTTCATTACCATGTGAAAAAACTAGAAAAAAATGGTATTTTGGTACTTGTTTTTACTAAAGAGATTAATGGTATCCTTGCTAAGTATTATGAGCCTACAGCAGAAAATTTTGTCATGCGTAATCGTGATAAAAAATTAGATAGTCAAATGAATATGTATTTGAGAAATAACATAGAAAGTGTTCTGGATAAGGAGTTTAATGAGACCAAGAACCTGTTCATCAAATCCCTTAGGGAATGTCCGGAAGGTGAAAGATTTGAAGGGCATTTTGCCAGTGAGCGTGTTTATTTAACCCAAGAAGAAGTAAAAGAAATTAATGAATTTCTACATCGTTTCAGTCGTGTTGATGAGACGCTAAAAGAAGATAAAAATCGAAAAGAATATCAGTTTTTATACACCATCTTAGAAATTTTAGATGGTATTGATGACCAAGAAGATGAATAA